One Vidua chalybeata isolate OUT-0048 chromosome 13, bVidCha1 merged haplotype, whole genome shotgun sequence genomic window carries:
- the MAN2C1 gene encoding alpha-mannosidase 2C1 isoform X1, whose translation MAAIKNRRTALERVEKFLSDTYFTDCNLRGRLFGDRCPLASLSYFHTPRRIPYEEAVVQEFGPAQVGEAFGPTWETCWFKVELSIPPAWAGREVHFVWESDGEGMVWRDTQPVQGLTKEGEKTSYILTRSLKESEPHSLTLYVELACNGLFGAGKGSMIAPPDPDRRVTLSKAELVVFNRDVYELLVDLEILLDMAQLLGEENQRSFQALYTANQVVNVCDVTDPSTFPAARDLAAAIFSQRNGESQHTIHAMGHCHIDSAWLWPYEETIRKCARSWVTVVHLMEHNPELTFACSQAQQFEWVRSCYPGLYARIQDLVAKGRFIPVGGTWVEMDGNLPSGESMVRQFLQGQRFFQEQFGRICSEFWLPDTFGYSAQLPQLMRGCGIQRFLTQKLSWNLVNSFPHHTFFWEGIDGSQVLTHFPPGDSYGMHGRVEEMLKTVKNNKDKGRVNHSAFLFGFGDGGGGPTQKMLDRMKRMSNTDGLPRVQISTPDQLFSVLEKESSQLCTWVGELFLELHNGTYTTQAQIKKGNRECERILHDVEVLSSLAVAQDTAFQYPASQLQQLWRLLLLNQFHDVLPGSCIQLVVEDALQYYTEIRRAGAQLQEEAVQALCRDLLQPEACSTRSTLVLNTLSWERTEVISRPGPDGAETLALVTVPSMGYALVQEPFVPPQPVAVRKQEDGSITMENGVIAVCLDTTGRLTSLQLLDSGRESVPDGCYANQFALFDDVPLYWDAWDVMDYHLETRKPVTALLKPLEVSLAGGLRGSVRFSLQVGRSSTLTQEIILDAMCPYLRFLTQVEWKEAHKFLKVEFPVQVRSTNATYEIQFGHLQRPTHWNTSWDWARFEVWAHKWLDLSEHGFGVALLNDCKYGASAHRNILSLSLLRAPKSPDSTADIGHHQFTYAVMPHQGSFQEAGVIQQAYNLNFPLHVVPASSPQCPAWSAFSVSSPAIVLDTVKQAEDRPEAVVVRLYEAHGSTVTAWLQTSLPVKEAMLCDLLERPLAQGHLPVEQRGLKLSFTPFRVLSVLLVRSC comes from the exons ATGGCCGCGATCAAGAACCGGCGGACGGCCCTGGAGCGAGTGGAGAAGTTCCTCTCCGACACCTACTTCACCGACTGCAACCTGCGGGGCAG GCTTTTTGGGGATCGCTGTCCACTGGCATCGCTCTCCTACTTCCACACTCCGCGGCGCATCCCGTACGAGGAGGCTGTCGTGCAGGAATTCGGGCCGGCTCAAGTGGGAGAGGCTTTCGGGCCCAC ATGGGAGACGTGCTGGTTTAAGGTGGAGCTGAGCATCCCCCCGGCATGGGCAGGGCGGGAAGTGCACTTCGTCTGGGAGAGCGATGGGGAGGGCATGGTGTGGCGAGATACCCAGCCTGTCCAG GGATTGACTAAGGAAGGTGAGAAGACCAGCTACATCCTGACAAGAAGCCTGAAAGAGTCAGAGCCCCACAG CCTGACACTGTACGTGGAGCTGGCCTGCAATGGGCTCTTTGGAGCTGGCAAGGGCAGCATGATCGCCCCTCCAGACCCAGACAGGAGGGTTACCCTGAGCAAGGCTGAGCTGGTTGTCTTCAACAGAGATGTCTATGAACTGCTGGTGGATCTGGAAATACTGCTGGACATGGCTCAG CTCCTCGGGGAGGAAAACCAGAGGAGTTTCCAGGCACTGTACACTGCCAACCAGGTGGTCAACGTGTGTGATGTTACGGACCCCTCCACCTTCCCCGCTGCACGCGACCTGGCTGCAGCCATCTTCAGCCAGAGGAACGGCGAGAGCCAGCACACCATCCATGCCATGGGACACTGCCACATTGACTCTG cctggctgtggccGTACGAGGAGACCATCCGTAAGTGCGCCCGGAGCTGGGTCACCGTGGTCCATCTGATGGAGCACAATCCAGAGCTCACCTTTGCCTGCTCCCAG GCGCAGCAGTTCGAGTGGGTGCGGAGCTGCTACCCCGGGCTCTACGCGCGCATTCAGGACCTCGTGGCCAAGGGGCGGTTCATTCCTGTTGGAGGCACCTGGGTGGAAATG GATGGGAACCTGCCCAGCGGGGAGTCCATGGTGCGGCAGTTTCTCCAGGGACAGAGGTTCTTCCAGGAGCAGTTTGGCCGGATCTGCTCGGAG TTCTGGCTGCCGGACACGTTTGGGTACTCAGCCCAGCTGCCGCAGCTGATGCGTGGCTGTGGGATCCAGCGCTTCCTCACGCAGAAGCTCAGCTGGAACCTGGTGAACTCCTTCCCg CATCACACCTTTTTCTGGGAAGGCATTGACGGTTCCCAGGTCCTGACCCATTTCCCCCCTGGTGATTCCTATGGGATGCATGGGCGAGTGGAAGAG ATGCTGAAAACAGTGAAGAACAACAAGGACAAAGGCCGTGTGAACCACAGCGCGTTCCTCTTCGGCTTTGGGGATGGAGGAGGGGGACCCACGCAGAAGATGCTGGATAGGATGAAAAGAATGAGTAACACAGATGGGCTGCCCAG GGTGCAGATCTCCACTCCTGACCAGCTCTTTTCTGTCTTGGAGAAGGAGTCATCCCAGCTGTGCACCTGGGTGGGAGAGCTCTTCCTCGAGCTGCACAATGGCACCTACACCACGCAGGCCCAG ATAAAGAAGGGGAATCGGGAATGTGAGCGGATTCTCCATGACGTGGAAGtgctcagcagcctggctgtggctcagGACACAGCGTTCCAGTAtcctgccagccagctccagcagctctggag GTTATTGCTGCTCAACCAGTTCCACGATGtcctgccaggcagctgcatccagctggtggTTGAGGATGCCCTGCAATACTACACAG AGATCCGCAGGGCTGgtgctcagctgcaggaggaggctgtgcAAGCCCTGTGCAGGGATCTGCTGCAGCCCGAGGCGTGCAGCACCCGGAGCACCCTTGTGTTGAACACGTTGTCCTGGGAACGCACCGAGGTGATCTCCAGGCCTGGGCCAGATGGAGCAGAGACTTTGG CTCTGGTGACAGTCCCCAGCATGGGCTATGCTCTAGTGCAGGAGCCATTTGTGCCTCCTCAGCCTGTGGCAGTGAGGAAACAG GAGGATGGCTCCATTACCATGGAGAATGGGGTAATTGCCGTCTGCCTGGACACGACGGGGCGCCTGACCTCGCTTCAGCTGCTGGACTCAGGGAG AGAGTCAGTCCCAGATGGCTGCTATGCCAACCAGTTTGCACTCTTTGATGATGTTCCCCTCTACTGGGATGCCTGGGATGTGATGGATTATCACTTGGAAACCAG GAAGCCAGTGACAGCACTGCTGAAGCCTCTGGAAGTCAGCCTGGCTGGGGGCCTGCGGGGAAGCGTGAGGTTCTCCCTGCAGGTCGGGAGAAGCAGCACCTTAACCCAGGAGATCATCCTGGATGCCATGTGCCCATACCTCCGTTTCCTGACCCAG GTCGAGTGGAAGGAGGCTCACAAGTTCCTGAAGGTGGAGTTCCCCGTGCAGGTCCGGAGCACAAACGCCACCTACGAGATCCAGTTCGGCCACCTGCAGCGGCCAACGCACTGGAACACGTCCTGGGACTGGGCTCGGTTCGAG GTGTGGGCTCACAAGTGGCTGGATCTCTCCGAGCATGGCTTTGGGGTAGCTCTGCTGAACGACTGCAAATACGGAGCGTCGGCCCACAGGAACATCCTCAGCCTCTCCCT GCTGAGAGCACCCAAGTCCCCCGATTCCACAGCAGACATTGGGCACCACCAGTTCACCTACGCTGTGATGCCTCACCAGG GTTCCTTCCAGGAGGCCGGTGTGATTCAGCAAGCCTACAACTTGAATTTCCCCCTCCACGTGGTCCCGGCCAGCagtccccagtgcccagcctggagcgCCTTCTCTGTCAGCTCACCTGCCATCGTGCTGGACACTGTCAAGCAG GCCGAGGACAGACCTGAGGCTGTGGTGGTTCGGCTCTACGAGGCCCACGGCAGCACAGTCACCGCCTGGCTCCAGACCTCCCTCCCCGTCAAGGAGGCGATGCT CTGTGACCTCCTGGAGCGTCCGCTTGCGCAGGGCCACCTGCCTGTGGAGCAGCGGGGCCTGAAGCTTTCCTTCACACCCTTCCGTGTGCTCTCCGTCCTCCTGGTCCGGAGCTGCTGA
- the MAN2C1 gene encoding alpha-mannosidase 2C1 isoform X2 — translation MAAIKNRRTALERVEKFLSDTYFTDCNLRGRLFGDRCPLASLSYFHTPRRIPYEEAVVQEFGPAQVGEAFGPTWETCWFKVELSIPPAWAGREVHFVWESDGEGMVWRDTQPVQGLTKEGEKTSYILTRSLKESEPHSLTLYVELACNGLFGAGKGSMIAPPDPDRRVTLSKAELVVFNRDVYELLVDLEILLDMAQLLGEENQRSFQALYTANQVVNVCDVTDPSTFPAARDLAAAIFSQRNGESQHTIHAMGHCHIDSAWLWPYEETIRKCARSWVTVVHLMEHNPELTFACSQAQQFEWVRSCYPGLYARIQDLVAKGRFIPVGGTWVEMDGNLPSGESMVRQFLQGQRFFQEQFGRICSEFWLPDTFGYSAQLPQLMRGCGIQRFLTQKLSWNLVNSFPHHTFFWEGIDGSQVLTHFPPGDSYGMHGRVEEMLKTVKNNKDKGRVNHSAFLFGFGDGGGGPTQKMLDRMKRMSNTDGLPRVQISTPDQLFSVLEKESSQLCTWVGELFLELHNGTYTTQAQIKKGNRECERILHDVEVLSSLAVAQDTAFQYPASQLQQLWRLLLLNQFHDVLPGSCIQLVVEDALQYYTEIRRAGAQLQEEAVQALCRDLLQPEACSTRSTLVLNTLSWERTEVISRPGPDGAETLALVTVPSMGYALVQEPFVPPQPVAVRKQDGSITMENGVIAVCLDTTGRLTSLQLLDSGRESVPDGCYANQFALFDDVPLYWDAWDVMDYHLETRKPVTALLKPLEVSLAGGLRGSVRFSLQVGRSSTLTQEIILDAMCPYLRFLTQVEWKEAHKFLKVEFPVQVRSTNATYEIQFGHLQRPTHWNTSWDWARFEVWAHKWLDLSEHGFGVALLNDCKYGASAHRNILSLSLLRAPKSPDSTADIGHHQFTYAVMPHQGSFQEAGVIQQAYNLNFPLHVVPASSPQCPAWSAFSVSSPAIVLDTVKQAEDRPEAVVVRLYEAHGSTVTAWLQTSLPVKEAMLCDLLERPLAQGHLPVEQRGLKLSFTPFRVLSVLLVRSC, via the exons ATGGCCGCGATCAAGAACCGGCGGACGGCCCTGGAGCGAGTGGAGAAGTTCCTCTCCGACACCTACTTCACCGACTGCAACCTGCGGGGCAG GCTTTTTGGGGATCGCTGTCCACTGGCATCGCTCTCCTACTTCCACACTCCGCGGCGCATCCCGTACGAGGAGGCTGTCGTGCAGGAATTCGGGCCGGCTCAAGTGGGAGAGGCTTTCGGGCCCAC ATGGGAGACGTGCTGGTTTAAGGTGGAGCTGAGCATCCCCCCGGCATGGGCAGGGCGGGAAGTGCACTTCGTCTGGGAGAGCGATGGGGAGGGCATGGTGTGGCGAGATACCCAGCCTGTCCAG GGATTGACTAAGGAAGGTGAGAAGACCAGCTACATCCTGACAAGAAGCCTGAAAGAGTCAGAGCCCCACAG CCTGACACTGTACGTGGAGCTGGCCTGCAATGGGCTCTTTGGAGCTGGCAAGGGCAGCATGATCGCCCCTCCAGACCCAGACAGGAGGGTTACCCTGAGCAAGGCTGAGCTGGTTGTCTTCAACAGAGATGTCTATGAACTGCTGGTGGATCTGGAAATACTGCTGGACATGGCTCAG CTCCTCGGGGAGGAAAACCAGAGGAGTTTCCAGGCACTGTACACTGCCAACCAGGTGGTCAACGTGTGTGATGTTACGGACCCCTCCACCTTCCCCGCTGCACGCGACCTGGCTGCAGCCATCTTCAGCCAGAGGAACGGCGAGAGCCAGCACACCATCCATGCCATGGGACACTGCCACATTGACTCTG cctggctgtggccGTACGAGGAGACCATCCGTAAGTGCGCCCGGAGCTGGGTCACCGTGGTCCATCTGATGGAGCACAATCCAGAGCTCACCTTTGCCTGCTCCCAG GCGCAGCAGTTCGAGTGGGTGCGGAGCTGCTACCCCGGGCTCTACGCGCGCATTCAGGACCTCGTGGCCAAGGGGCGGTTCATTCCTGTTGGAGGCACCTGGGTGGAAATG GATGGGAACCTGCCCAGCGGGGAGTCCATGGTGCGGCAGTTTCTCCAGGGACAGAGGTTCTTCCAGGAGCAGTTTGGCCGGATCTGCTCGGAG TTCTGGCTGCCGGACACGTTTGGGTACTCAGCCCAGCTGCCGCAGCTGATGCGTGGCTGTGGGATCCAGCGCTTCCTCACGCAGAAGCTCAGCTGGAACCTGGTGAACTCCTTCCCg CATCACACCTTTTTCTGGGAAGGCATTGACGGTTCCCAGGTCCTGACCCATTTCCCCCCTGGTGATTCCTATGGGATGCATGGGCGAGTGGAAGAG ATGCTGAAAACAGTGAAGAACAACAAGGACAAAGGCCGTGTGAACCACAGCGCGTTCCTCTTCGGCTTTGGGGATGGAGGAGGGGGACCCACGCAGAAGATGCTGGATAGGATGAAAAGAATGAGTAACACAGATGGGCTGCCCAG GGTGCAGATCTCCACTCCTGACCAGCTCTTTTCTGTCTTGGAGAAGGAGTCATCCCAGCTGTGCACCTGGGTGGGAGAGCTCTTCCTCGAGCTGCACAATGGCACCTACACCACGCAGGCCCAG ATAAAGAAGGGGAATCGGGAATGTGAGCGGATTCTCCATGACGTGGAAGtgctcagcagcctggctgtggctcagGACACAGCGTTCCAGTAtcctgccagccagctccagcagctctggag GTTATTGCTGCTCAACCAGTTCCACGATGtcctgccaggcagctgcatccagctggtggTTGAGGATGCCCTGCAATACTACACAG AGATCCGCAGGGCTGgtgctcagctgcaggaggaggctgtgcAAGCCCTGTGCAGGGATCTGCTGCAGCCCGAGGCGTGCAGCACCCGGAGCACCCTTGTGTTGAACACGTTGTCCTGGGAACGCACCGAGGTGATCTCCAGGCCTGGGCCAGATGGAGCAGAGACTTTGG CTCTGGTGACAGTCCCCAGCATGGGCTATGCTCTAGTGCAGGAGCCATTTGTGCCTCCTCAGCCTGTGGCAGTGAGGAAACAG GATGGCTCCATTACCATGGAGAATGGGGTAATTGCCGTCTGCCTGGACACGACGGGGCGCCTGACCTCGCTTCAGCTGCTGGACTCAGGGAG AGAGTCAGTCCCAGATGGCTGCTATGCCAACCAGTTTGCACTCTTTGATGATGTTCCCCTCTACTGGGATGCCTGGGATGTGATGGATTATCACTTGGAAACCAG GAAGCCAGTGACAGCACTGCTGAAGCCTCTGGAAGTCAGCCTGGCTGGGGGCCTGCGGGGAAGCGTGAGGTTCTCCCTGCAGGTCGGGAGAAGCAGCACCTTAACCCAGGAGATCATCCTGGATGCCATGTGCCCATACCTCCGTTTCCTGACCCAG GTCGAGTGGAAGGAGGCTCACAAGTTCCTGAAGGTGGAGTTCCCCGTGCAGGTCCGGAGCACAAACGCCACCTACGAGATCCAGTTCGGCCACCTGCAGCGGCCAACGCACTGGAACACGTCCTGGGACTGGGCTCGGTTCGAG GTGTGGGCTCACAAGTGGCTGGATCTCTCCGAGCATGGCTTTGGGGTAGCTCTGCTGAACGACTGCAAATACGGAGCGTCGGCCCACAGGAACATCCTCAGCCTCTCCCT GCTGAGAGCACCCAAGTCCCCCGATTCCACAGCAGACATTGGGCACCACCAGTTCACCTACGCTGTGATGCCTCACCAGG GTTCCTTCCAGGAGGCCGGTGTGATTCAGCAAGCCTACAACTTGAATTTCCCCCTCCACGTGGTCCCGGCCAGCagtccccagtgcccagcctggagcgCCTTCTCTGTCAGCTCACCTGCCATCGTGCTGGACACTGTCAAGCAG GCCGAGGACAGACCTGAGGCTGTGGTGGTTCGGCTCTACGAGGCCCACGGCAGCACAGTCACCGCCTGGCTCCAGACCTCCCTCCCCGTCAAGGAGGCGATGCT CTGTGACCTCCTGGAGCGTCCGCTTGCGCAGGGCCACCTGCCTGTGGAGCAGCGGGGCCTGAAGCTTTCCTTCACACCCTTCCGTGTGCTCTCCGTCCTCCTGGTCCGGAGCTGCTGA
- the MAN2C1 gene encoding alpha-mannosidase 2C1 isoform X3 has protein sequence MAAIKNRRTALERVEKFLSDTYFTDCNLRGRLFGDRCPLASLSYFHTPRRIPYEEAVVQEFGPAQVGEAFGPTWETCWFKVELSIPPAWAGREVHFVWESDGEGMVWRDTQPVQGLTKEGEKTSYILTRSLKESEPHSLTLYVELACNGLFGAGKGSMIAPPDPDRRVTLSKAELVVFNRDVYELLVDLEILLDMAQLLGEENQRSFQALYTANQVVNVCDVTDPSTFPAARDLAAAIFSQRNGESQHTIHAMGHCHIDSAWLWPYEETIRKCARSWVTVVHLMEHNPELTFACSQAQQFEWVRSCYPGLYARIQDLVAKGRFIPVGGTWVEMDGNLPSGESMVRQFLQGQRFFQEQFGRICSEFWLPDTFGYSAQLPQLMRGCGIQRFLTQKLSWNLVNSFPMLKTVKNNKDKGRVNHSAFLFGFGDGGGGPTQKMLDRMKRMSNTDGLPRVQISTPDQLFSVLEKESSQLCTWVGELFLELHNGTYTTQAQIKKGNRECERILHDVEVLSSLAVAQDTAFQYPASQLQQLWRLLLLNQFHDVLPGSCIQLVVEDALQYYTEIRRAGAQLQEEAVQALCRDLLQPEACSTRSTLVLNTLSWERTEVISRPGPDGAETLALVTVPSMGYALVQEPFVPPQPVAVRKQEDGSITMENGVIAVCLDTTGRLTSLQLLDSGRESVPDGCYANQFALFDDVPLYWDAWDVMDYHLETRKPVTALLKPLEVSLAGGLRGSVRFSLQVGRSSTLTQEIILDAMCPYLRFLTQVEWKEAHKFLKVEFPVQVRSTNATYEIQFGHLQRPTHWNTSWDWARFEVWAHKWLDLSEHGFGVALLNDCKYGASAHRNILSLSLLRAPKSPDSTADIGHHQFTYAVMPHQGSFQEAGVIQQAYNLNFPLHVVPASSPQCPAWSAFSVSSPAIVLDTVKQAEDRPEAVVVRLYEAHGSTVTAWLQTSLPVKEAMLCDLLERPLAQGHLPVEQRGLKLSFTPFRVLSVLLVRSC, from the exons ATGGCCGCGATCAAGAACCGGCGGACGGCCCTGGAGCGAGTGGAGAAGTTCCTCTCCGACACCTACTTCACCGACTGCAACCTGCGGGGCAG GCTTTTTGGGGATCGCTGTCCACTGGCATCGCTCTCCTACTTCCACACTCCGCGGCGCATCCCGTACGAGGAGGCTGTCGTGCAGGAATTCGGGCCGGCTCAAGTGGGAGAGGCTTTCGGGCCCAC ATGGGAGACGTGCTGGTTTAAGGTGGAGCTGAGCATCCCCCCGGCATGGGCAGGGCGGGAAGTGCACTTCGTCTGGGAGAGCGATGGGGAGGGCATGGTGTGGCGAGATACCCAGCCTGTCCAG GGATTGACTAAGGAAGGTGAGAAGACCAGCTACATCCTGACAAGAAGCCTGAAAGAGTCAGAGCCCCACAG CCTGACACTGTACGTGGAGCTGGCCTGCAATGGGCTCTTTGGAGCTGGCAAGGGCAGCATGATCGCCCCTCCAGACCCAGACAGGAGGGTTACCCTGAGCAAGGCTGAGCTGGTTGTCTTCAACAGAGATGTCTATGAACTGCTGGTGGATCTGGAAATACTGCTGGACATGGCTCAG CTCCTCGGGGAGGAAAACCAGAGGAGTTTCCAGGCACTGTACACTGCCAACCAGGTGGTCAACGTGTGTGATGTTACGGACCCCTCCACCTTCCCCGCTGCACGCGACCTGGCTGCAGCCATCTTCAGCCAGAGGAACGGCGAGAGCCAGCACACCATCCATGCCATGGGACACTGCCACATTGACTCTG cctggctgtggccGTACGAGGAGACCATCCGTAAGTGCGCCCGGAGCTGGGTCACCGTGGTCCATCTGATGGAGCACAATCCAGAGCTCACCTTTGCCTGCTCCCAG GCGCAGCAGTTCGAGTGGGTGCGGAGCTGCTACCCCGGGCTCTACGCGCGCATTCAGGACCTCGTGGCCAAGGGGCGGTTCATTCCTGTTGGAGGCACCTGGGTGGAAATG GATGGGAACCTGCCCAGCGGGGAGTCCATGGTGCGGCAGTTTCTCCAGGGACAGAGGTTCTTCCAGGAGCAGTTTGGCCGGATCTGCTCGGAG TTCTGGCTGCCGGACACGTTTGGGTACTCAGCCCAGCTGCCGCAGCTGATGCGTGGCTGTGGGATCCAGCGCTTCCTCACGCAGAAGCTCAGCTGGAACCTGGTGAACTCCTTCCCg ATGCTGAAAACAGTGAAGAACAACAAGGACAAAGGCCGTGTGAACCACAGCGCGTTCCTCTTCGGCTTTGGGGATGGAGGAGGGGGACCCACGCAGAAGATGCTGGATAGGATGAAAAGAATGAGTAACACAGATGGGCTGCCCAG GGTGCAGATCTCCACTCCTGACCAGCTCTTTTCTGTCTTGGAGAAGGAGTCATCCCAGCTGTGCACCTGGGTGGGAGAGCTCTTCCTCGAGCTGCACAATGGCACCTACACCACGCAGGCCCAG ATAAAGAAGGGGAATCGGGAATGTGAGCGGATTCTCCATGACGTGGAAGtgctcagcagcctggctgtggctcagGACACAGCGTTCCAGTAtcctgccagccagctccagcagctctggag GTTATTGCTGCTCAACCAGTTCCACGATGtcctgccaggcagctgcatccagctggtggTTGAGGATGCCCTGCAATACTACACAG AGATCCGCAGGGCTGgtgctcagctgcaggaggaggctgtgcAAGCCCTGTGCAGGGATCTGCTGCAGCCCGAGGCGTGCAGCACCCGGAGCACCCTTGTGTTGAACACGTTGTCCTGGGAACGCACCGAGGTGATCTCCAGGCCTGGGCCAGATGGAGCAGAGACTTTGG CTCTGGTGACAGTCCCCAGCATGGGCTATGCTCTAGTGCAGGAGCCATTTGTGCCTCCTCAGCCTGTGGCAGTGAGGAAACAG GAGGATGGCTCCATTACCATGGAGAATGGGGTAATTGCCGTCTGCCTGGACACGACGGGGCGCCTGACCTCGCTTCAGCTGCTGGACTCAGGGAG AGAGTCAGTCCCAGATGGCTGCTATGCCAACCAGTTTGCACTCTTTGATGATGTTCCCCTCTACTGGGATGCCTGGGATGTGATGGATTATCACTTGGAAACCAG GAAGCCAGTGACAGCACTGCTGAAGCCTCTGGAAGTCAGCCTGGCTGGGGGCCTGCGGGGAAGCGTGAGGTTCTCCCTGCAGGTCGGGAGAAGCAGCACCTTAACCCAGGAGATCATCCTGGATGCCATGTGCCCATACCTCCGTTTCCTGACCCAG GTCGAGTGGAAGGAGGCTCACAAGTTCCTGAAGGTGGAGTTCCCCGTGCAGGTCCGGAGCACAAACGCCACCTACGAGATCCAGTTCGGCCACCTGCAGCGGCCAACGCACTGGAACACGTCCTGGGACTGGGCTCGGTTCGAG GTGTGGGCTCACAAGTGGCTGGATCTCTCCGAGCATGGCTTTGGGGTAGCTCTGCTGAACGACTGCAAATACGGAGCGTCGGCCCACAGGAACATCCTCAGCCTCTCCCT GCTGAGAGCACCCAAGTCCCCCGATTCCACAGCAGACATTGGGCACCACCAGTTCACCTACGCTGTGATGCCTCACCAGG GTTCCTTCCAGGAGGCCGGTGTGATTCAGCAAGCCTACAACTTGAATTTCCCCCTCCACGTGGTCCCGGCCAGCagtccccagtgcccagcctggagcgCCTTCTCTGTCAGCTCACCTGCCATCGTGCTGGACACTGTCAAGCAG GCCGAGGACAGACCTGAGGCTGTGGTGGTTCGGCTCTACGAGGCCCACGGCAGCACAGTCACCGCCTGGCTCCAGACCTCCCTCCCCGTCAAGGAGGCGATGCT CTGTGACCTCCTGGAGCGTCCGCTTGCGCAGGGCCACCTGCCTGTGGAGCAGCGGGGCCTGAAGCTTTCCTTCACACCCTTCCGTGTGCTCTCCGTCCTCCTGGTCCGGAGCTGCTGA